TTTAGGAATACCATGCTAACAATAGTCCTGTTTTCAGCTAGTGGCAGCAGAACTGTGGCCGCGAGACTCATTTGTCACAAAAGTATGAGGTCACAgttgaacatgcatcacagggTTTTTTACAGTTAGcacaacaaatttaaaagtCAGGATCTCAGTATAACAAAGAAACCACCAGCAGTCTTTTAATTGTgtctttgtggtgtgttttactGACACATTATTCTGACTGGTGGTTTATGGTCCAGCTACATGTTCAAGTGGACTTGGTAACTTATTTCGCTTGGAATGAAATCTGCACATTTTATATAAGCGGagcaaaaaaaaaggtcaaatattaccagctgttttattgtgtttggcACAGTTATGTTGTCAGTAACATCAAAAAGAGTTTTTGCCTTTATTAACATTTCACAATCCCACTGTCCTGTTTGTATTTATCACattgtatttaaaacattattttattgaacatttaaaaagcttgGTTGATAATCAGACATtgattttcagtgtttgaatTCAGACCTAATGTAAATTTATATGTGAGGCTAGAGGATGTTATCTATCAGCTAAAAGGTATGAGTAAGCAACTTTTACCAAGTAttgaaaactgttttgtttgaaTGGCCTgcaaactgaaattaaaataaatgaaaaataaaaatgtaaatattcaaTAGAAGttctattgtgtgtgtgtgtgtgtttttttttttttttttaacatggaaaGAACTGACACTTTGCAAATATAATCAGATGCATCTCTtccatttaatctttttattccCTTTAAAAATCTGGTTTGGCCccacaataaaacatgaaaataatcagaaatgCTCACAAGGTTGTTGCAGTAAAGGAAGTACCGTTCAGGGGCTGTAAACCAAAAAGGGTCCTGATAGAGCTAGGATCAATTAATGACACAATTCTTTGACCCCAGATTCCTTCTTAAGGTCTTTTGAGGCTCTTTGATTTGTAAAACTTTAACAGGAAACTCCATTGCTGAGCTTGTGTGTTGGGTGGGGTGAGTCAGTACATTTCTAGAAATCTTTTGCTCTTCTTACTCCCTTTACTCCCTTTCAGAAAGAAATGTACAGCAGATGAAGTATGAGGAGGGGGAAGTAGTGGCAGTTTAATTCATCACTAAATGTTTCCACGAATTCTGAATCATCCTCTGTTTAAATCAGGCTTCTTTAGACATCAAACCTCTTACTTGCAGTCTACCATACTAATCTCTGATCCCTGTACAAAACTATCTGAATCATGCTGGTTTATTACTGCTGGTTATTTGAGGCCTCTTCAGTGGAGGTTTTGTTGGTGTAGAGGACCGGCTTACTTTTCGCACTGActatgctggcagcagactgtccaccttatttagatGAATGtgtgtaagttttgtttcacaatgacagaacatgcaGTGGGAAGCAGCGCATAGAGAAAACTCaaacaagactacaaataaattaaggaccacaaCAACTGGAGTGgaacaaaccaaaaaaccaGTAAATTATTTGATACCTTGGGCCACCGACCTTCCTTCTCAGGAAACACCACAGCAATGGACTCCTGCGTGGCTTCTGGAGGCATCCGCAGTGAAAACACTGCAACCTCAGAGGCGTTTGAAGGTTAGTAAATAGGACAAGAAGCATTAAAGCGTCTGTCTAGACCTAAGAGTTGTTGTCAAATACCACCCAAATAGCTGAGCTGATCTACTTCACCAGTTTCGccactttattttatataatatggTTCTGATCCATGTTCATCAGAGACGGAGCCGAACAGCATCCTGGATgctcctgctgccaccagcaCACCTTGCTGCATCgatcaggtaaataaaacagctttattgcacataaaaatCTCTGCTATTGATTTAATGGAGACTGGAAATTGTAGAAAGAAAGGGGAGAGCCAGTTTCTCACTATTCAgtgtttttagtcatttatcCACATGCACCATACACTCTTGCATGCCCCAACAGGCCCGGCTGGAGAAAATGGCTAGGTTTCAGCAAAGAGGTGAAGATCTGGAAAATAATTATTCGGAATGCCAGAGGCTACTAGAGGAAGCCCAAGGACGACTGAAAGACCTGGAGAAAAGGGTAAAGGATGGAGAAGAGGATGTCCAGGTTGAGGTGAAGAAACTAAAGAAGGATGAAAAGTCATTTAGGAAATTGTTAGAGGAACACAGAcgagaagaaaagaaactacCCTGGAATGTTGATACAATCAGCAAAGAAGGTTTCAGCAAGGTAATGGCAGGTAGGAAAGTTACAAGATTTGATGGGAGTTATTAGCATACTCATGCATCTCTTATCTTTTCCTGTTGTCCAGAGTGTTGTCAATATCAAGCCTGTGACAAAGGaggaaacacagaaataaaaggtGGAGAAGCACAAGACCTTTGTGGAGAAGTACAAACAAGAGATTAAACACTTTGGTatgatatgtttttgttttgtttgcccCAATACTTCCCAAGTCATCGCATTTGGTCCTGctcagttttgtgtgtgtgtgtgtgtgtgtgtgtgtgtgtgtgtgtgtgtgtgtgtgtgtgtgtgtgtgtgtgtgttctaaatcaccttgtttttatattatatacaaaCAGAAATTGTGAGTTCCTTTGAATTCTTCTTAGTTCACCCTTACACAGAAATGACTTTCAGTAGGGGTTCTTTGTTATTACCCACTAGTCTCTGACTCCTGCCTTGCaaaattcattcacacacaaggGTTTTGTGTAAGTGCTGCTTGCTTCATATTGCTTGCAACagatgtttgctgttgtctgaaaATGATGTTAGAACTCTGAAGTGAACACTGAACTCTGCACtcccctctagtggatgtattgtcTAACTACCATGTCAACATAAAGCATGAATGGCAGAATGTAGGTGGGGACATTtcaaacatgcatacatatgCATGCAAATGAGGTGTTTGCCATCTTTTTAGTTATGCTTCTATATGGATTTCCAAGTAGTATATAGGCTCAGGCTGCCTGGAGACATCCCATAATTCCATGACTGATTTCCTCTATttccttctctcttttctcttttctctataTAACTGTAATtaacttgtgtttctcttttctttctcagtaaGTATCCCTGGCTTAGAGTTATGGTGCTGTTGTCCCCTCTTTCCTGTCGTTTCCATGCTTAAACAATTGTAACGGAAACTTTTCTTAGCTTAGTTTAGCTGgcagttttccttcctggtaaaAAGGAAGTCTGTTTCATTTCGCAATAAGCTGCTGCCTTGTAGTGACCCGCAGTCACTACAGTGAATTATATTGAATTGGATTGTGTCTGTAACATGCCAAGATTTAACAAAGCAAAATGGGGACTTACTCATGACAACCCAGTTTAATAGTCCTAAAAAACATAGAAAGCATGGCTGCATCTACCAGAGGCAAACCACTCATTAACCACCGCTGTTGGCCATTGGGCTAATGGCCAACAGTGACCCTATCAGTCCAGCCAATCTCTTATGGGTGTATGGAAGcatctgtttctgttatttCCTTAAGTTCAAGAGAAACAACTACAAGTACTCTCCAATCTAAATGCTGTTTGATTTGAATTACAAAGGTTGAGACAATGTTGTTGGTGTCATTGCTGAGTTAATTAAGAAGGTTAGCAAATTAAACTAGAATGCAGTAATCAATATAAACACCTGTAGGAGTGGAGGTATGTATGGCCAGTACACACTGCCATACTGGCCAATGTTTCTGCAGTGTAAAACTCGACTGTGGCACTCCACAGAGGACAGACGGCATTGGGCCTCCTGACATCTGTCTCATTCCAAAcaggaaaatgaataaatatttgctgctgagttttttttttttttttgcaacactCCTCCTCCTTCTGCTAATTGGTGGCCTCTTCCAGCCAATCAATGCTCAAGAGGGGTCACATTAAGGACTGAGGAGCCGCATTTTTATGAGCTTTTCTACAACTTTCCCAGTACACCATGGGCATCTGACAGGCTCATCCACACACCCCTCTCCATTtggttctgtttattatttagGCTTTTGTATGTGAATCCTTAGTTAAactactgtttttgttatttgtttgtccCTTTGTTAACCTGGGGGTTAAAAAAGGAGGGCATTGATTCTCTTAGTTAAGAGTCATTCATTAACTTGCTAAATACTTCCTTTAAAAAACCATTCTGCAAAATCCTCTCGTGGTGTGAAGTGATTTGTGCCTCTGTCTTAACTTCAGAAGGACAAAGATCACCAAAGTTTTCTCAAATAATCCCAGCAAAATCATGTGtgaagttcaagtttatttgtaaagcacatttactACAACCCCagctgcccaaagtgctgaacaataaaatcagttaaaaaaaagacataattaCATCTTCTTTACATGGAAGAATATTTTGGACATAGAGACGAACTATAGAAAATGTTCTGCTTGAaatcaagaaacaaaaagaaacaaagcagggAATTTAGGTTCTTTGTGTCAGATAAAACACTCATTTGTTTCCACTTTAAATTAAATCCTAAAGGAACAGTTTCTCAGTGACCCTAATTATCTGCTTTGCATTCTCATTCTCTCTTTATGTTGTAGAACTCAGACAGTTGCTGGAAATACAGGGTGTCAGATTATTTCTAACGCTGCAGAGTCATAGCATGGCATAAAGGGGAAGATAAAGCACATGCTTGACATGTGAGTGAAATTTAAGCAGGCCCATATTAGGGAGCCATGAATGAATTagttggatgtgtgtgtgtgtgggggtgtttTTAACTTTGCACTTTTATCTCTgtgatttatttacttgtttttattagatttgatttttttatttatttagttcatttatttattcatttacacatGCACCGAGGAGGACTGCACTCAGTTTCGTTGTATAATGTACAAGGACAATAAagttattctattctattctattctattctattctattctattctattctattcatcTACACACCCCTCTCCATTTGGTTCCTTCTAACAACCACAGGCATTAACACAATGTCTTTTCTCACTTTGTTTACATGAACCATATTTTTAACTTTGGTTTGAGGTCTTTCTTACTAACCTCACATCATGAGAGCAGTAAGACTATAGTCTATATGTATGTATGACagtattttttaagttttcattttttcagttCATACAGAAATTAATCTGAGAATTCtggcaaaaacaacaaactaagctgatttaaaacaaaaatgatctcACTGACACAGGTTGGTTTGGGCCTGCAAGGTGAGAACTGGCCTTCTTCACATGAGTGGTGGGGTTGGTTGaggtttggttttattttcataatgtGAGAAAGTCTCAAACTGTTGCTTCTACTCTGGGTTTGAGCTTGAAAAACTAAACCTGTTTTGAAACAGTGATTGGTGTTTTGAGCCATGCTTAACCAACAGAATTaccattttgttgttgttttattgaaaaaatgtccattttaacAACAGCACATGTGGTTTCCATAACAATAAAGGCatataatgttatttaaaaaacattctaGGTGCACTACtacttaaataaatacaaataaataaataaaaaacataaatgttcaCTGAGACCTGTTTGTCCTAATCTTTAAAGAAATAGCTTTGGTTATAAATGAATGATGGGattcaaatgaaaacagctttattttcaAACAGGAAATTAATAACTTGGCCAGCAGGCCTGCATTGTGGTACCTCATCAATACAGACCTGTTGAATCGGAGTGGAAGGAGCTTCTCCTGAAGAGAGTTAACTCTTCCGCCACAAGAAGACTGCAGCTGCAGACCTGAAATGAGGAGGGAGAGTCATGAATTATATCTTCTCCAGTTTGTAAAGAATCTTGCCACCTGCTATGTCCAAGCCCCTCCAGCATTCTTTTTAGGTGCCTCTGGTACCCTCTAAGGTTTAGTCAGTGAATATATGCTTCTTAAATAAAACCTCAAACCTCCTGGTGAGTCTGAGAGTTGGTCAGTGGGGTTAGTAAGAAGAAGACATAACCTCATAtaacaaaggtttttttttatgaaaagaaacTACTGGAATTtgattattgtattttaataaaactgcacaactgaaaacaacacaaatgcttATTTTGCCAGCATGTCAGCACTCAAAGGTGCGTTAGCATGACCCTGAGTGTTTGTAGGATTTGCTTTTAACTGAACAAATCCTGGAAATGCATAAAAGAATCACTAGAAATTTTTctctttgaaataaaaaacatgctttaaaaagaaaaaagagaaagagcagGGACTGATTTGTGGTGCTTTACAAGTTACTGgactgtgagtccagttggaccgaGGTGCTgccatgtagtgctagaggcagtgttttttattattattattttatttcatttatattgtaatttacttatttattttttcaattccCTCTCTAttatagtcctttgtttaaatacaagatcacgatttcatcacacatcaTCATCTTTGGcgtaagtgcacgcagcttattcagagctgagttgagccaaagagccgGACAAATCCTTCTAACTCATTCCGATGAGTTGAAGAGTTCagctaagtgcagaaatgctccttaaacaggtgagtctttagcttgctcttaaaagtggataaggactctgcagataggacagagtttggtagatcgttccaccaccagggaacAACAGAAGGAAGTTTTTAACTGAACAAATCCTGGACATGTCACAATCTCCATAAAAGAATCTCAGATATTCTTTGTCTACTATAACTCTGTTTCTCTTGTCCTCATATCACCTGTTATTAAAATATCTGGGCATCAGATAGAGAGTTATGTGTCTACAGAGTATGCTACCAGTTGGAGTCAGAGCGGCTAGAATAAACACATTATAAATAGCTTGGTAGCTGTAAATGCATGACTGAAGAGCATTTATGGAATATGAATCAATGAAAGATACCAGACCAGTAAAAGTAGCTAACAGTTCCTTTGTCTTCAGACATGAAAGTTGATCCTGTGGATAACTTCTCCTTTCACAAAATGGAGAAAGGGCTGCAGGAAGTAGATAAGGGAAGCTATGCCTGAACTTTTAATGCTGCTGGGTGAAAACATTCTGCTCTGTTGTTGATAAGTGGTGCATAAAAATAGGCCAGATTCACTTACGCACAGTAAAATGTGGCGTATGTTGTGATTTTTGTCTTACAGCTTTTAAGGCGTCACCGTGGGTTATGTTTCCTTTCGTACAAGATAAAATGTTGGATAAAACTATGAACAAATGATTCATTTTATATCGTcttaataaaaagatttttaaaggaATTACGAGGACATGATTCATACTGGGATTTTCCGAAAAACCACAGACTTTCCGCTACAAAAACACTTCCACTTTCAATTTCAGAATCTCGTTTCCTCTGTAGTGGTGACATCAGTTTGGGAAACTACGGGACATTTTTTTGCTGCACATTCTTCCCCTCTGACTGTGCGAGACAACCAAAGAGGGTGTGGAGCATTTAGACGCTTCTTACGTTCAGTTCCAGCCATTTTCTGTCCAACCGTGTGTACGAGGATTTTCAATGCCGGACAGCTCGTTTTCCTGCGAAACTAACGGGATAAAAATGTCTTTCCGTTACATTATAGTCGTTTCTTTGCTGAGTTTTCTGCCCGACCTGCAGGTGACCGGATGTAGTAAGTTTTCTGCTTCAGTTCAAGAATTAATTTTTCTGTCGGCTGAAGAGATAACTTACTGTTATTCAGCTTTATGTTGTAACAGATACAGGCGTCTTAAATTACATAATTTAAACAGATCTCGAttgatcatatttatttattttttttatctttaaatgtttattagaCCTACGTGTGTTTTGCGGTCACTCTACCTATTGCGGTTATTGTAGTACTAAAGTTGATAAAGCAAATTAGAATTTGgagcaaattaataaaatattagcaGTGTAGGATGATTAAATATAGCCAAAAGTAGGAGGTTACGTCCCGATCTAGAATTTAACAGCAATCACAGTAAACTAGTGGAAATCATACATAACTGTAGATCTTTACACAATTTACAAAGCTATTGAATTAGTGGTTGCATAGATTTAAAACAGGGCCATTTAGAGAGAAAAATTATAAATGACTTTTTCCATGAAAACTTTTTTAGACTTATTTACTCTACATGTACAAAAACTGTGTATTATATTGTTTATTACAAGTAGTATAAAAATTGTGTGAAAATATTCTTATACCTCATCATgatatttattgtgtttcttaCAGATTATACCTGTCAAGAACAACCCATATTCACTCCTTCCAAAGTGGTAGTGAAGTACGGTGATCCAGTCAATGCCACATGTACAATGTGTAGGAGCTGCTCTTCTCACACATTAGATTTGGAGCACAATGTGGGAAAGAAAGCACGAAATGGAACCGAGATTTCATGGATAGTTGATAAAATAACTGAATGGCGCCCATCTCCTACTTGTTATTACAGCACTATTAACGGTGTCCAGTGTTGTAAAGATCTGGATGTCATTGTCTACAGTAAGTACAGAGACTCTTAAAACGTTAGCTAGTGATGGATTTATTAATAATGGTTAGAAAACACGTCATTTAATTTGTTCTGAATTAGAGTTACAAAGTTTATGCTCAGCTGTGTGCTGTTGTTGTCAGTCTATCTTGCTTTGCTTAGCTCatcaatttttattaatttatatatatatatatatatatatatatatatatatatatatatatatatatatatatatatatatatatatatatttatttgcatctttgcttttttcctcttctttacAGAGCCTCCTCATAATGTGTCCATCGGCTTTGTAAATCACACTGGACcaataaaaaagaatggtctGCACACACTGCGGTGTGATGTACTGGATGTTGCCCCTGTTAACAACCTCATTGTGACCTTCTACAAAGGACAGACAGCATTGGTTCAGCTGAAATCCACTGATAACAAACCAGAACCAACGAATGCCGACTTCACTCTGAAGTTCAACTTTACTAAAGCAGATAATGGAGCAGAGTTCTGGTGTGAGGCCAAACTGGAAATGGGACCTGAAGGACCACAGCCCCCTCCAGTGGTGAAGTCAGGAAAACTCACTGCTACGGTCCACTGTGAGTCTGACCCCATACCTATTTTACAAACTTTGGTTTTGGGCAAAATTGACATACATTCAGCAAGGCTTCATTTTTATCCCACTGTTGCTGGCTTTTGCTTGCTCAGTAAAAATCAttgatcatcatcagtgtgtttTCAAAGGGCATGTTGGCTATAAGAAATTATACTTAACTCTACAAGCTTTGCTGCTGTTAAGAAACAACTTTGTACACATCGTTCCATCTTTCTTCCAATGAAAAGATGTCCTCTGAAACATGAAGAGTGGAAGTAAGTGTTTGTAGAAACTAAAAAGGCTCTCAAGAGCAGCACTGTGTGGTAACAGTTGGCTGCTCTTCTTTTTATACAACATAACAGCACAAGTAACCAAGTGAAAATGATTCAGTTATCATTACTTGGTTACTTATAGCAGAACCAAGAGATGATGAGTTAATCGTCATCACTAACACACATCtttaagaattttaaaatattttccatcttggtaaaataacatgttttatttctacCTCTGAATCAACACACAGACGGGCCTGAGCTGGAGGGATCATCAGAGGTAAAAAATATCTATATCAAAAGAGGTGAAACTTTACACCTGAACTGTTCGGCTGACGGAAACCCTCCTCCCTCCTACACCTGGATGATCCCACTTGATACCCTCCCCCACAATGGCCGT
The Melanotaenia boesemani isolate fMelBoe1 chromosome 4, fMelBoe1.pri, whole genome shotgun sequence genome window above contains:
- the LOC121637819 gene encoding intercellular adhesion molecule 1-like isoform X2, which gives rise to MPDSSFSCETNGIKMSFRYIIVVSLLSFLPDLQVTGCNYTCQEQPIFTPSKVVVKYGDPVNATCTMCRSCSSHTLDLEHNVGKKARNGTEISWIVDKITEWRPSPTCYYSTINGVQCCKDLDVIVYKPPHNVSIGFVNHTGPIKKNGLHTLRCDVLDVAPVNNLIVTFYKGQTALVQLKSTDNKPEPTNADFTLKFNFTKADNGAEFWCEAKLEMGPEGPQPPPVVKSGKLTATVHYGPELEGSSEVKNIYIKRGETLHLNCSADGNPPPSYTWMIPLDTLPHNGRVFTVESVDFWHGGEYICNISNSVGFTVVKFNVTVTFKDIIFIILGVIVGLVLICSVVLIVYKSYKRNRMGHYSLMDVFHLKKRHTQIPVK
- the LOC121637819 gene encoding intercellular adhesion molecule 1-like isoform X1, yielding MIPLDTLPHNDRVFTVESVDFRHGGEYICNISNSVGFTVVKFHVTVTFKDYTCQEQPIFTPSKVVVKYGDPVNATCTMCRSCSSHTLDLEHNVGKKARNGTEISWIVDKITEWRPSPTCYYSTINGVQCCKDLDVIVYKPPHNVSIGFVNHTGPIKKNGLHTLRCDVLDVAPVNNLIVTFYKGQTALVQLKSTDNKPEPTNADFTLKFNFTKADNGAEFWCEAKLEMGPEGPQPPPVVKSGKLTATVHYGPELEGSSEVKNIYIKRGETLHLNCSADGNPPPSYTWMIPLDTLPHNGRVFTVESVDFWHGGEYICNISNSVGFTVVKFNVTVTFKDIIFIILGVIVGLVLICSVVLIVYKSYKRNRMGHYSLMDVFHLKKRHTQIPVK